The genomic region ACAACGGACTGGGGCTACGAACTACGTAGCCGGGGTCCGACCAGTTAGGGATTCGGCGCCCTTGACATTAAACTTTTGGATTGAATTGGTTAGTGTGTCCACTCTAACACCATGAACCATTTCCTTTTAGATAGTTGAGTTGGTCTTCTTTTTTTCCTGTTGCTAGATTGGTGAACTCAAGAAGCTAGTGGAAGAAGGAAAGGTTAAGTACATTGGGTTATCCGAAGCATCTGCATCAACAATCCGAAGAGCTCACGCAGTCCATCCTATCACTGCAGTACAGCTTGAATGGTCATTATGGTCTAGAGATGCGGAAGAAGATATAATTCCCACTTGCAGGTACTTTCGTGGACCCTCAAACACTGGAGTTGTGCAGTCAATAAGTAGGAAGCTTATTTCTGAATTATCACCTTTCTGTGACTATTTCAGAGAACTTGGAATTGGAATTGTAGCTTACAGTCCACTAGGCAGAGGGTTTTTTTGTAGTGGAGCAAAACTAGTTGACTCACTGTCAGAGCAGGACTTCCGCAAGGTGAACTCAACCTATTACCTATATATGCATAATACATGGCTCAACTATCCTTGATTTTAAACATCACATTGATATTAGATACATTTTTGGATTCTGCTCATGTATTTGATATATACAAGGGTCCCATCCATAATGCTTGAAGAAAAAGAATTAGAAATAATTGTCTATTGCCTCTTTGTAACAAGGATTTCAAACTTCTGCAGCATATGCCTAGACTTCAACCAGAGAATATTGTCAAGAATGCTAAGATATTCGAGCATGTGAATGCAATGGCAGCTAAAAAAGGATGCACACCATCACAGCTAGCATTGGCATGGGTTCACCATCAGGGAAACGATGTTTGCCCCATACCTGGAACAACAAAAATCGAGAACTTCAACCAGAACGTGGGGGCGCTTTCTGTGAAGTTGACACCAGATGAGATGGCCGAACTCGAGTCCTGTGCTGCTGCAGGTGAAATCTTGGGTGACCGTTATCCTCAAATGGCCAACACCTGGAAGGACTCTGAGACCCCGCCATTGTCTTCTTGGAAATCTGAGTAGCCAATCTGGTGTCTCTTCAATTCTGCCACCGTCACATTGGTGTATCTCCAAATTGTCGGACTGCAGAAGATACTCAGGTGCACTTTGCAAAAGCGTCCATATGATGTGCTTGCCTTTTGCAAGCTATGATGTTTGGTACTTGGTGTGTATTGCATGCCTCAATTTGTATCAAGAGTATTTACCCATGAGTATAGCTTGAAGGTTAAAACCACTGGTTCGACGAATAACCATATGCATTTGTATCGAGAGTATTTACCATGAGTAGCAAACTGAATTTTGTAATAATAGTCAAAAGTGTGATTGTAAAATGTACTTAGGGAATGTGGTACGCTATATTAGCGTGCAAACATAAGTATAGCCAGTTAAGCCCCtccattttagtctcatttagtctctaaattgcttAACGGTGGGACTAAAATAGGGACTAAATTGTTTTAGTCTCTAGTCACTTAAGGAATGACTAAAAGAGATTAAACCATATAAATTCCACTTTTTGCTTGCTTATTCTTTATTTCAGTTGCATTATGGCGGATGGCGGTCATTTCGGCGGACCGTTCGGCGGTCATTTCGGCGGACCGTTCGGCTCCCCGCCCTCCCGCCTTCCCCGCATGCCCTTCCGCCTCCCCCGCCCATCGCTCCGTTAACGGCGCCCGCCCCACCCTCCCCGCACCACCTAGCCCCTCGCCGGCACTCACCCTGACTCCGGCGACCACTGCCTCCTCCCCCTCCCGTGTGCCGACTTTGTCTCCCGCGGCTTGTCCGTTCTCCCCTGCTGGACGTTCCAAGGTGCAGCGGTGGGCGTCTTCCTGCCTCACCAGCCCGTCCTCATCGGCCTTGGGCGTTGGTGCCGTTGGAAGCGGTGCCTCGCAGAGGACTTTCAAGgacgtgctgctgctccctccgcCCCAGCCGACTGCCCGGCAGTCCCTCCCTAGACCTCCGCACAGACCGAAATTTGCGGTGGTGCAACGTCCTGGAACGGTGCGTAGGCCTGTTCCTGACCGGGAGGGCTGGGTTAGGTTCGAACCTCGTCGACGTCAACTTCCCCCTTCGCCACCTCCCCGTCGATCGATCCCTGAGGATCTCCGGGGTAGGTGTTTTAACTGTCTGGCCTCCTCTCATCGGGCGGCGGATTGCCGAcgttcggtgcgctgcttcaagtgTTGGGGGCTCGGACATCGTGCAGTTCAGTGCAAGGTTCGTGCTGCGCCGGTGATCAAAGCTTTAGTTTCGGTGTGGGATCGTCTTGGCCCTCAGCTGGTTCACAAGCCTTTGGACTTTCCTAGACGCGCCATGGAGTGGCGCAAGGTCTCTTCGCCGATCCCGGCCATCCAGAGGTCCGGTGTGGCTGATCCTACCTTGGGTGGCACGAAGAAACGCCGCCATCGTACGCGGGGTCGAAGGCCTAAGACCGCCCCCGTTGCACCTTCGGAGGAATCCAGTGAAGTTGCACCTCCAACCGGTTCCTCTTCCCCAGAGCCGGTTAGAGTGCATGCCCCTCAACCGGTTGTTCCTGATATGGTGGAAGCCACACATCTCTGCATTTTGGACC from Zea mays cultivar B73 chromosome 6, Zm-B73-REFERENCE-NAM-5.0, whole genome shotgun sequence harbors:
- the LOC100282958 gene encoding Probable aldo-keto reductase 2 translates to MGMSAFYGPPKPEPDMIKLIHHAVAAGVTLLDTSDMYGPHTNEILLGKALQGGVKEKVELATKFAVSFADGKREIRGDPAYVRAACEASLKRLGIDCIDLYYQHRIDKKVPIEVTIGELKKLVEEGKVKYIGLSEASASTIRRAHAVHPITAVQLEWSLWSRDAEEDIIPTCRELGIGIVAYSPLGRGFFCSGAKLVDSLSEQDFRKHMPRLQPENIVKNAKIFEHVNAMAAKKGCTPSQLALAWVHHQGNDVCPIPGTTKIENFNQNVGALSVKLTPDEMAELESCAAAGEILGDRYPQMANTWKDSETPPLSSWKSE